The following coding sequences are from one Salvia hispanica cultivar TCC Black 2014 chromosome 3, UniMelb_Shisp_WGS_1.0, whole genome shotgun sequence window:
- the LOC125213478 gene encoding caffeoylshikimate esterase, giving the protein MEEEKAVPHYWGETPEEEYYKAQGIKSSNFYYKAGSGLTLFTKSWQPIKSGAGAPRGVICMVHGYGNDISWTFQATPIFLAQNGFACFALDLHGHGRSQGLKAYVPNVDVVVDDALSFFDFAIAQDPILEKPPKFLYGESMGGAICLLMHFKRPEFFKGAILMAPMCKISEKVKPRWPIPEILTAVARFAPTLAVVPTADLLEKSVKVGEKKVIAAMNPMRYRGKPRLGTVVELIRVTEYVSGRLRDVEIPFVVMHGDADVVTDPEVSRELYELARSEDKSIKIYEGMMHSLVFGETDENVAIVRADVIRWLEERCD; this is encoded by the coding sequence atggaggaaGAAAAGGCTGTACCTCATTACTGGGGAGAAACTCCAGAAGAAGAGTATTACAAAGCACAGggaatcaaatcaagcaactTCTACTACAAAGCAGGCAGTGGGCTAACCCTATTCACCAAATCATGGCAGCCAATCAAATCCGGGGCCGGGGCTCCACGCGGCGTCATCTGTATGGTCCACGGCTATGGCAATGACATCAGCTGGACCTTTCAGGCCACCCCAATCTTCCTCGCCCAGAACGGATTCGCCTGCTTCGCCCTCGACCTCCACGGCCACGGCCGCTCCCAAGGCCTCAAAGCCTACGTCCCTAACGTCGACGTCGTCGTCGATGACGCCCTCTCCTTCTTCGATTTCGCCATAGCCCAAGATCCAATTTTGGAGAAACCCCCAAAATTCTTGTACGGAGAGTCCATGGGCGGGGCCATCTGCTTGCTGATGCATTTCAAGCGGCCGGAGTTTTTCAAAGGCGCGATCTTGATGGCGCCCATGTGCAAGATCTCGGAGAAGGTGAAGCCCAGGTGGCCGATTCCGGAGATCCTGACGGCGGTGGCGAGGTTCGCGCCGACGCTGGCGGTGGTGCCGACGGCGGATTTGCTTGAGAAATCGGTGAAGGTGGGGGAGAAGAAGGTGATCGCGGCGATGAATCCGATGAGGTATAGAGGGAAGCCGAGATTGGGGACGGTGGTGGAGCTGATTAGGGTTACGGAGTACGTGAGTGGGAGATTGAGGGATGTGGAGATTCCGTTTGTGGTGATGCACGGAGATGCTGACGTGGTGACGGATCCGGAGGTGAGCAGGGAGCTGTATGAATTGGCGAGGAGTGAGGACAAGAGCATCAAGATTTATGAGGGGATGATGCACTCTCTTGTTTTTGGGGAAACTGATGAGAATGTTGCGATTGTTCGTGCTGATGTTATTAGGTGGTTGGAGGAGAGATGTGATTGA